The sequence below is a genomic window from Tenacibaculum tangerinum.
ATCAAAAATCAAGTTATCAGTTCTCTTTTGATAATAGTCAACAGTACCATCTAAGAAGTTACCTAAGGTAAATTCAGTACCTACCTGAAATTGTCTTGAAGTTTCCCAAGTCAAATCAGCATTACCATTACCATCAGGAGAAATTGAAATATTACCAGAAAGGTTACCTAAAATAAAGTCATCTGCGCCAGAGTAAAACCCAACACCAGCTTGATCACCAGTAACACCATAGGAAGCTTTAAGTTTTAAGAAACGGAATAAATTATTATTACTTAAGAAGTTTTCGTTACTTAAAATCCAAGCAGCACCAACAGAACCAAATACTCCCCACTTATCTTTTAAGAAACGAGAAGAACCATCAGTTCTTACAGAACCAGTTAAAAAGTATTTTTGCATATAGTTATAATTAGCTTGTGCAAAGTACGATTCGATAGTATATCCTTCTCTAAAACCAGTAGGAAGCGCTAGTTCACTCTGAAAGTTGTTTAAATCTAAATTAAAAGGACTAACTTGTAAACCTTTCCATTGAGTAGCATCGGTTGCTGTGTACTCAGTAGATTCATGTGCAGCCAACACCTCTAATGAATGATTACTCCAGTTTTTATTGAACCTTAATAGCTGTAAAAAATTTTGAGTTAAGAAAGTTTCATCTGTAACAAATAAGTCACCTCCAGTAGACTGACCACCTCCATAAAACTTATTAGTGTAGTTTTTGTTTTGTCTTGTAGTGTATTGAGCACCGTACCTAACTTCTGCTTTTAAGTAATCTGTAAATTTAATTTCAAAAGAAAAATTACCATCGATTGCATGAGCATTTCTTCTGTTTACATCGTAATTAGCAGAACCAATTGGGTTTAGTCCATTTGCATTTGGTCTATCTCTAAATCCTGAAAGAGAACCATAATCGTACTGATAACCTCCGTAAAAAGGATCTGGAACTAACTGTCCGTTATCATCTCTTAAAAAGACAGGGAAGATAGGAGCCATTTTATCAGCAAATTCAAAAACATTTTCTGAACCTACAATTTGTCCGTTTGCTAATCTTTCAGAGAAATTATAACCAATATTAGAACTCACTTTTAACCAAGGTTTAATATCTGTAGTAAGGTTTAAACGTGTAGAGTATCTTTGAAAACCTGTATTGAGAGCATAACCATTGTCATCTAAATAACCAAAAGAGGCAAAGTAAGTAGTGTTTTCGCTACCTCCACCAAAACGAGCATTAGCCTCAGTTCTAATAGCAGGATTAAAAGCTAAGTCAGCATATCTTTTAGGTGTGTATTTTCTTGTAACTCCAGGTAATACTTCACTAGTTTGTGGGTCTATTAAATCTGCACCACTAGTAACGTTCCACATGTTATAACCAGGAGCAACATAGTTACCTGTAAAAAGATTGTCATTAGCAAAACCAATAGGGTCAGGTCTACCATCAATTGCAGCTTTATTTTTTATACCTTCCCAAACATAACCAATATACTCTTCTGGAGAAGTGATTACATCATATCGAGGAATTAATTGATCATTAACCCCAGTTTTTACATCAACTTCAATGTAAGAATTGCTTTTACTACCTTTTTTAGTTGTAATTAAAACAACACCGTTGGCTCCACGTGAACCATAAATAGCAGTTGCTGTTGCATCTTTTAAGATAGTTGTACTCTCAATATCTGCTGGATTGATAGAGTTCAAACTGTTACCATAGGGTACCCCATCTACAACATATAAAGGATTACGGTTACCGTTTACAGAACCATAACCACGAATACGCACTGTACCAACGGTACCA
It includes:
- a CDS encoding SusC/RagA family TonB-linked outer membrane protein translates to MRTKFNGILTLFLALVVQISFAQEKTISGTVSDQSGPLPGVTILKKGTTQGTETDFDGNYTIQAKTGDVLVFSFVGMKSTERTVGSSNQMNVVLETDNLLEEVVVVGYGTTTKKAYAGTASVVKAENIEAKSFSNVSQALIGEVAGVNVINTSGQPGTVGTVRIRGYGSVNGNRNPLYVVDGVPYGNSLNSINPADIESTTILKDATATAIYGSRGANGVVLITTKKGSKSNSYIEVDVKTGVNDQLIPRYDVITSPEEYIGYVWEGIKNKAAIDGRPDPIGFANDNLFTGNYVAPGYNMWNVTSGADLIDPQTSEVLPGVTRKYTPKRYADLAFNPAIRTEANARFGGGSENTTYFASFGYLDDNGYALNTGFQRYSTRLNLTTDIKPWLKVSSNIGYNFSERLANGQIVGSENVFEFADKMAPIFPVFLRDDNGQLVPDPFYGGYQYDYGSLSGFRDRPNANGLNPIGSANYDVNRRNAHAIDGNFSFEIKFTDYLKAEVRYGAQYTTRQNKNYTNKFYGGGQSTGGDLFVTDETFLTQNFLQLLRFNKNWSNHSLEVLAAHESTEYTATDATQWKGLQVSPFNLDLNNFQSELALPTGFREGYTIESYFAQANYNYMQKYFLTGSVRTDGSSRFLKDKWGVFGSVGAAWILSNENFLSNNNLFRFLKLKASYGVTGDQAGVGFYSGADDFILGNLSGNISISPDGNGNADLTWETSRQFQVGTEFTLGNFLDGTVDYYQKRTDNLIFDRRVGPSQGIAIITVNDGELLNAGLEFQLTGHLIKKERFALDLSVNGEVASNEITRMPVDPATGAEKYLDNSNGNYGYSVGRSIYDFYMREWAGVDPADGAPMWYQYYDDKNDNGVLDAGEAGFAIPDDNGNNTNQTGSIVEYEQRVPDANIKKAVTKTYSNATEVYANKSLIPDVRGAFRLAARLGDFNLSSQFTYSLGGYAYDGQYAELMADRFGAVGNNFHKDIVNRWRNPGDITDVPRLADGTDQNSTSGSTRFLTSTDYLALNNISLGYTIPARFIENSGVDMVNISLTGDNLYMNTAREGFLPNTRESGNSGRRLYAPMSTLTLGVRVKF